One region of Juglans regia cultivar Chandler chromosome 4, Walnut 2.0, whole genome shotgun sequence genomic DNA includes:
- the LOC109019113 gene encoding UPF0481 protein At3g47200-like, producing the protein MGSRKKRGKERICFMSESESESESEESLDDLEIGVCETSSQSTCCIYRVPETLIEINDKKLFSPRVVSIGPYHRHESRLEVIQKHKRHFLRLLLSRANKRKVDLMEIVRPLEAEAKDYYSEKIRFNRSEEKNPFLEMMILDGCFILELFRMLDKPRLPESNDPLTPVAWAVPHFYGDLLLLENQIPFFVLEKLFETSRKPHEKDSLSMLALRFFNKVMQRPKEKFSKTSKKLSDDILHLLDLVRKSFITPDLDEPPKNEGKSGTPVIYCISMLLKAGIKIKLREADSFLAVEFKKGVIEMPKITLDYFMQSFLVNCRAFEHLCNRRSKHITVYAYFLDCLVNTAKDVEYLYERKIIDSYLGKNGEAVLFINKLGKEKEVETDQFYLSNIFNNVNGHYKNTCNVQLTGFKHRPTTPSTLMCILNNEPSPTRSLCYVHVFHDHQLRRC; encoded by the exons ATGGGGTCTCGAAAAAAGCGAGGAAAGGAGAGAATTTGCTTcatgagtgagagtgagagtgagagtgagagtgaggaGTCTCTAGATGACTTAGAAATTGGGGTCTGCGAAACTTCTTCTCAGAGTACTTGTTGCATCTACCGTGTCCCTGAGACGCTCATTGAGATCAACGACAAGAAATTGTTCTCGCCTCGCGTCGTCTCCATCGGGCCTTACCACCGCCATGAGTCTCGCCTCGAGGTGATTCAAAAGCACAAGCGACACTTCCTCCGCCTTTTGCTTTCCAGGGCTAATAAACGAAAGGTGGATTTGATGGAAATCGTCCGCCCACTTGAAGCAGAAGCCAAAGATTATTACTCAGAAAAGATTAGATTCAATCGCAGCGAGGAGAAAAACCCGTTCCTCGAAATGATGATTCTTGATGGTTGTTTCATATTAGAATTGTTTCGAATGCTTGACAAACCGAGACTGCCGGAGTCTAATGATCCTCTGACCCCCGTCGCATGGGCAGTACCACATTTCTATggggatcttcttcttctcgagAATCAAATCCCCTTTTTTGTTCTGGAAAAGTTATTTGAAACTTCCAGAAAACCTCATGAGAAAGATTCTTTGTCCATGCTCGCTTTGAGATTCTTCAATAAGGTAATGCAAAGACCCAAGGAGAAATTCAGTAAGACAAGCAAAAAGCTTAGTGATGACATTTTGCATCTGCTGGACTTGGTTCGGAAAAGTTTTATTACTCCCGATCTAGATGAGCCACCAAAGAATGAGGGAAAATCAGGAACCCCTGTGATTTACTGCATCTCGATGCTCCTCAAAGCTGGGATTAAGATCAAGTTGCGTGAGGCGGATAGCTTCTTGGCTGTAGAATTCAAGAAGGGTGTGATTGAGATGCCCAAAATAACCCTTGATTATTTCATGCAGTCTTTCTTGGTGAACTGCCGGGCATTCGAGCATTTGTGCAACAGAAGGTCCAAGCACATCACAGTTTACGCTTATTTCTTGGACTGCCTTGTAAACACAGCCAAGGATGTCGAGTACCTTTACGAACGCAAAATCATTGACAGTTATCTCGGGAAGAATGGAGAGGCCGTGCTGTTCATCAACAAATTGGGCAAGGAGAAGGAGGTTGAAACCGATCAGTTTTATTTGTCCAACATTTTCAATAACGTGAACGGTCATTATAAGAACACGTGCAACGTGCAACTGACGGGGTTCAAGCATAG ACCTACTACACCATCTACGCTTATGTGCATCCTAAATAATGAGCCTTCTCCTACTCGATCCCTCTGTTACGTGCATGTCTTCCATGATCACCAGCTACGAAGGTGTTGA